From one Bordetella genomosp. 9 genomic stretch:
- a CDS encoding Bug family tripartite tricarboxylate transporter substrate binding protein, with product MSRASHRCFAALFATAVLAAAPAARAADAWPDKPITLVSPYAPGGTTDVLARLLATRLHDKLKQTVVVENRAGAGGNIGTAYVAKAKPDGYTYLLAASGPIVIAGTLYKSLPYDPAKDFTEVAPLARTSFVVAVNAKSGLNSIKDVIAKGKTGDLVFGSAGSGTPQHIIGEMFNTAAGTKIRHIPYKGSGPLLNDLVGGQVPLAFENPLPIMQQVKAGNLKVLAVTGAQRSAALPDVPTLAETGIKGVDAQPWYGLLGPAGIPDAITKRMNQEVQDILNAPDVKEQLATLGVEPMHMTPAEFHSYVVKEIGTWGKAVKASGATVD from the coding sequence ATGAGCCGTGCTTCCCATCGCTGCTTCGCAGCGCTGTTCGCCACCGCCGTCCTGGCCGCCGCACCCGCGGCGCGGGCGGCCGATGCCTGGCCCGACAAGCCCATCACGCTGGTTTCGCCTTATGCGCCGGGCGGCACCACCGACGTCCTGGCGCGCCTGCTGGCGACCCGCCTGCACGATAAGCTGAAGCAGACCGTCGTGGTCGAAAACCGCGCCGGCGCCGGCGGCAACATCGGCACCGCCTATGTCGCCAAGGCCAAGCCGGATGGCTATACCTACCTGCTGGCGGCCAGCGGTCCCATCGTGATCGCCGGGACGCTGTACAAGTCGCTGCCCTACGACCCGGCCAAGGACTTCACGGAAGTCGCGCCGCTGGCGCGCACCAGCTTTGTGGTCGCGGTCAATGCGAAGTCCGGGCTGAACTCCATCAAGGACGTCATCGCCAAGGGCAAGACCGGTGACCTGGTCTTCGGCTCGGCCGGTTCCGGCACGCCGCAGCACATCATCGGCGAAATGTTCAACACCGCCGCGGGCACCAAGATCCGCCACATTCCGTACAAGGGCTCGGGGCCCTTGCTGAACGACCTGGTCGGCGGCCAGGTGCCGCTGGCTTTCGAAAATCCCTTGCCCATCATGCAGCAGGTCAAGGCCGGCAACCTGAAAGTCCTGGCCGTCACCGGCGCACAGCGCTCCGCCGCCTTGCCCGACGTGCCCACGCTGGCCGAAACCGGCATCAAGGGCGTCGACGCGCAACCCTGGTACGGCCTGCTCGGCCCGGCGGGCATTCCCGACGCCATCACCAAGCGCATGAACCAGGAGGTGCAGGATATCCTCAACGCCCCCGACGTCAAGGAACAGCTCGCCACGCTGGGCGTGGAGCCCATGCACATGACGCCGGCGGAATTCCATTCCTACGTCGTCAAGGAAATCGGCACCTGGGGCAAGGCCGTGAAGGCGTCCGGCGCGACGGTGGATTGA
- the queD gene encoding 6-carboxytetrahydropterin synthase QueD: MSSPTCPEPGTISVTRRLEFDAGHRIPDHRSQCRNMHGHRYVLEVTLEGQVIDAPGASDNGMVMDFSDIKAIANEHLVDHWDHAFLVYAGDAAVRGFLDSLPGHKTVVLDRIPTVENLARIAFDILRPHYHRQFGGDLRLARVRLYETPNCWADCEG; this comes from the coding sequence ATGAGCAGCCCCACGTGCCCGGAACCCGGCACGATCTCCGTCACCCGCCGGCTGGAATTCGACGCCGGCCATCGCATTCCGGACCATCGCAGCCAATGCCGCAATATGCACGGCCATCGCTATGTGCTGGAAGTCACGCTGGAAGGCCAGGTCATCGATGCGCCCGGCGCGTCGGACAACGGCATGGTGATGGATTTCTCGGACATCAAGGCGATCGCCAACGAACACCTGGTCGACCATTGGGACCACGCTTTCCTGGTGTACGCGGGCGATGCCGCCGTGCGCGGCTTCCTGGACAGCCTGCCGGGGCACAAGACCGTGGTGCTGGACCGGATTCCCACGGTGGAAAACCTGGCGCGCATCGCCTTCGACATCCTGCGCCCGCATTACCACCGGCAGTTCGGCGGCGATCTGCGGCTGGCCCGCGTGCGGCTGTATGAAACGCCCAATTGCTGGGCGGATTGCGAAGGCTGA
- the hutC gene encoding histidine utilization repressor, with translation MPAASLPLPPYARIKQHIVAQIEAGEWAVNDQVPSENQLAAQFEVSRMTARRAILELTQEGMLVRSQGLGTFVAEQKPALPVLEVRNIADEIAQRGHRYSNRVLQLERVTAPEAIAAALDLSIDKSVYHSLILHLDNDAPVQLEDRYVNPRVAPDYIRQDFSRETPNAYLSRVAPLTAVEHTIEAILPDTRVAGWLGLKGPQACLQVLRRTWSGEHVATCARLIHPGDRYRLTGHAVMPTRPAPAKTSGEQQP, from the coding sequence ATGCCCGCCGCCAGCCTCCCGCTCCCTCCCTATGCACGCATCAAGCAGCACATCGTCGCGCAGATCGAAGCCGGCGAATGGGCGGTGAACGACCAGGTCCCGTCGGAAAACCAGCTGGCCGCGCAGTTCGAGGTCTCGCGCATGACGGCGCGCCGCGCGATCCTGGAACTGACCCAGGAAGGCATGCTGGTCCGCAGCCAGGGCCTGGGCACCTTCGTGGCGGAACAGAAACCCGCCCTGCCCGTGCTGGAAGTCCGCAACATCGCCGACGAAATCGCCCAGCGCGGCCACCGCTATTCCAACCGCGTGCTGCAGCTGGAGCGCGTGACCGCGCCGGAAGCCATCGCCGCCGCGCTGGACCTGTCCATCGACAAATCCGTCTACCACTCGCTGATCCTGCATCTGGACAACGACGCGCCCGTGCAGCTGGAAGACCGCTACGTCAACCCCCGCGTGGCCCCCGACTACATCCGGCAGGACTTCAGCCGCGAAACGCCCAATGCCTACCTGAGCCGCGTCGCGCCGCTGACCGCCGTCGAACACACCATCGAGGCCATTCTTCCCGATACCCGCGTCGCGGGCTGGCTGGGACTGAAAGGCCCGCAAGCCTGCCTGCAGGTGCTGCGCCGCACCTGGTCCGGCGAGCACGTCGCCACCTGCGCCCGACTCATCCATCCCGGCGACCGCTATCGCCTGACCGGCCACGCCGTCATGCCCACACGCCCCGCCCCCGCCAAGACTTCCGGAGAACAACAGCCATGA
- the hutI gene encoding imidazolonepropionase, translated as MTTEASQDALIVNARIATFDSAAPYGVRDDADAIAIQGGRIAWIGRAADAPAGAWADSAGRPGTLIDAEGAWVMPGLIDCHTHLIYAGSRAREFEMRLNGASYEDIARAGGGIVSTVRATRQAGEDGLIAQALPRLRALLCEGVTTVEIKSGYGLDRDTELAMLRAARALGASLPVTIRTTFLGAHALPPEYAGRADDYIDFVCADVLPEAARLGLADAVDVFHESIGFDSAQTERVYRTAAALGLPVKVHAEQLNLCGAAALGARYRALSADHLEHLDEAGARAMAAAGTVAVLLPGAFYFLRDTKVPPIDLLRRHGVPMAVATDCNPGTSPFASLLLMLNMACTLFRLTPAEALQGVTQAAARALGLQDEIGTVTPGKWADLVFWRVPELAELCYSHGAHRPARILRRGVEQVA; from the coding sequence ATGACCACTGAAGCAAGCCAGGACGCCCTGATCGTCAACGCCCGGATCGCGACTTTCGATTCCGCCGCGCCGTATGGCGTGCGCGACGATGCCGACGCGATCGCCATCCAGGGCGGACGCATCGCCTGGATCGGCAGGGCGGCGGATGCGCCCGCCGGCGCATGGGCGGATTCCGCCGGCCGGCCGGGCACCCTGATCGATGCGGAAGGCGCCTGGGTGATGCCCGGCCTGATCGATTGCCACACGCATCTGATCTATGCGGGTTCGCGCGCCCGGGAATTCGAGATGCGCTTGAACGGCGCCTCGTATGAAGACATCGCGCGCGCCGGCGGTGGCATCGTTTCCACCGTGCGCGCCACGCGGCAGGCGGGGGAAGACGGCCTGATCGCGCAAGCCTTGCCGCGCCTGCGCGCCTTGCTGTGCGAAGGCGTGACCACGGTGGAGATCAAGTCCGGCTACGGCCTGGACCGCGACACCGAACTGGCCATGCTGCGCGCGGCCCGCGCCCTGGGCGCGAGCCTGCCGGTGACGATACGCACGACTTTCCTGGGCGCGCATGCGCTGCCGCCCGAATATGCCGGCCGTGCCGACGACTACATCGATTTCGTCTGCGCCGACGTGCTGCCGGAGGCCGCGCGGCTCGGGCTGGCGGATGCGGTGGACGTGTTCCACGAAAGCATAGGTTTCGACAGCGCGCAGACGGAGCGGGTCTACCGCACGGCGGCAGCGCTGGGCCTGCCGGTGAAGGTGCATGCCGAACAGCTGAACCTGTGCGGCGCCGCGGCCCTGGGCGCGCGTTACCGCGCCTTGTCGGCGGACCATCTGGAGCATCTGGACGAAGCCGGCGCGCGGGCCATGGCGGCGGCCGGAACGGTCGCGGTGTTATTGCCCGGGGCGTTCTATTTCCTGCGCGATACGAAGGTGCCGCCGATCGACCTGCTGCGCCGCCACGGCGTGCCCATGGCGGTGGCGACGGACTGCAATCCCGGCACGTCGCCGTTCGCATCGTTGTTGCTGATGCTGAACATGGCGTGCACGCTGTTCCGCCTGACGCCGGCCGAGGCCCTGCAGGGCGTCACGCAGGCCGCGGCGCGCGCGCTCGGCCTGCAGGATGAGATCGGCACCGTGACGCCAGGCAAGTGGGCCGACCTGGTGTTCTGGCGGGTGCCGGAACTGGCGGAGCTATGCTACAGCCACGGCGCGCACCGGCCGGCGCGCATCCTGCGGCGCGGCGTCGAACAGGTGGCGTGA
- a CDS encoding helix-turn-helix domain-containing protein yields the protein MPIVVTLDVMLSKRKMKSKDLAAIVGITEQNLSLLKSGKVRGVRFDTLEAICRALQCQPGDLLAYQDSEETDTPPAGE from the coding sequence ATGCCCATCGTCGTCACACTGGACGTCATGCTCAGCAAGCGCAAGATGAAGTCCAAGGACCTGGCCGCCATCGTCGGCATCACGGAACAGAACCTGTCGCTGCTGAAATCGGGGAAGGTCAGGGGCGTGCGCTTCGACACGCTGGAAGCGATCTGCCGCGCCCTGCAGTGCCAGCCGGGTGACCTGCTGGCCTACCAGGACTCCGAGGAAACCGACACGCCGCCGGCCGGGGAATAG
- a CDS encoding MFS transporter: MSSSSTTSSTADATLLEQGSDHWMRNLAVCVFGSFTTIIGMTLLLPFLPLYVEQLGVKDHAAIVQWSGVAFGATFFTAALTAPLWGRLADRYGRKLMLIRASLGMAIAMSLIGMAENVYQLVGLRLLAGLLGGYASGSMVLVATQTPRHRTGWALGMLSSGIMAGNLAGPLIGGALPPLIGIRATFLASGALIFLAFLVTTFLIKEERRPRPAKSADKPKGGLAAVPDKGPLLAMLFTGMLLMLANMSIEPIITVYVAQFAEPRNVTMVAGLVMSATALGSILSASRLGRLADRVGHWNVIIACLLVSALLLIPQAFITASWQLVVLRFLMGLSLGGLLPCIASVIRHNVPERVAGGMLGYSTSAQYVGQVVGPLAGGFVGGHFGMRSVFLGTSLLMALGALYNRVVRVRRARR; encoded by the coding sequence ATGAGCAGCTCCAGCACGACATCTTCCACCGCCGATGCCACCCTGTTGGAGCAGGGTTCGGACCATTGGATGCGCAACCTGGCGGTATGCGTGTTCGGTTCCTTCACCACCATCATCGGCATGACCTTGCTGCTGCCCTTCCTGCCGCTGTATGTGGAGCAGCTGGGCGTCAAGGATCATGCGGCCATCGTGCAGTGGTCGGGGGTGGCGTTCGGCGCCACGTTCTTCACCGCCGCGCTGACCGCGCCGCTGTGGGGACGCCTGGCCGACCGCTATGGCCGCAAGCTGATGCTGATACGCGCCAGCCTGGGCATGGCCATCGCCATGTCGCTGATCGGCATGGCGGAAAACGTGTACCAATTGGTCGGCCTGCGCCTGCTGGCTGGGCTGCTGGGCGGCTATGCGTCCGGCTCGATGGTGCTGGTGGCCACGCAGACGCCCAGGCATCGCACCGGCTGGGCGCTGGGCATGCTGTCGTCCGGCATCATGGCGGGCAACCTGGCCGGACCGCTGATCGGCGGGGCGCTGCCGCCGCTGATCGGCATACGCGCGACCTTCCTGGCGTCGGGGGCGCTGATCTTCCTGGCCTTCCTGGTGACCACGTTCCTGATCAAGGAAGAGCGCCGGCCCCGGCCCGCGAAGTCGGCCGACAAGCCCAAGGGCGGCCTGGCCGCCGTACCGGACAAGGGACCGCTGCTGGCGATGCTGTTCACCGGCATGCTGCTGATGCTGGCGAACATGTCGATCGAGCCCATCATCACGGTGTACGTTGCGCAGTTCGCCGAGCCGCGCAACGTGACGATGGTGGCCGGGCTGGTGATGTCGGCGACGGCGCTGGGCAGCATCCTGTCGGCCTCGCGCCTGGGCCGGCTGGCGGACCGGGTGGGGCACTGGAACGTGATCATCGCCTGTCTGCTGGTGTCGGCGCTGCTGCTCATCCCGCAGGCCTTCATCACGGCGAGCTGGCAGCTGGTGGTGCTGCGTTTCCTGATGGGACTGTCGCTGGGCGGATTGCTGCCCTGCATCGCCTCGGTGATCCGCCATAACGTGCCGGAGCGCGTGGCGGGCGGGATGCTGGGGTATTCGACATCGGCCCAGTATGTGGGCCAGGTGGTGGGGCCGCTGGCCGGCGGTTTCGTCGGCGGCCATTTCGGCATGCGGTCGGTGTTCCTGGGGACCAGCCTGCTGATGGCGCTGGGCGCGCTGTACAACCGAGTGGTGCGCGTGCGCAGGGCGCGTCGCTAG
- a CDS encoding DUF2975 domain-containing protein, with translation MTLFNREPGRRDQRDRRECTPDRLANLSHRMAGLTLVVMAALLALNIVNWIYPPYGPHGYGFSFGMTARWLSDSSIDPTQFPAWQTIGAMLITSVPLLVLMRGLAHLRALFRDYARGAYFSMRAGRHLAAVGRWIALWVVVQFLTEPVLSIWLTIRAEPGHHIVALSVDTSALVALFVAACIAIVGRILQRASEVYRENQQFV, from the coding sequence ATGACCCTGTTCAACCGCGAGCCCGGCCGCCGCGACCAACGCGACCGCCGCGAATGCACGCCCGACCGCCTGGCCAACCTCAGCCACCGCATGGCCGGCCTCACGCTGGTGGTAATGGCCGCATTGCTGGCGCTCAACATCGTCAACTGGATCTACCCCCCTTATGGTCCGCATGGCTATGGCTTCAGCTTCGGCATGACCGCGCGCTGGCTGTCGGACAGTTCGATAGACCCGACCCAGTTCCCGGCGTGGCAGACGATAGGCGCGATGCTGATCACCAGCGTGCCGCTGCTGGTGCTGATGCGCGGCCTGGCCCATCTGCGCGCGCTGTTCCGCGACTACGCCCGGGGCGCCTACTTTTCCATGCGGGCCGGACGCCATCTGGCCGCGGTCGGGCGCTGGATCGCCTTGTGGGTGGTGGTGCAGTTCCTGACCGAACCGGTGCTGAGCATATGGCTGACCATACGCGCCGAACCCGGCCACCACATCGTCGCGCTGTCGGTGGACACGTCGGCCCTGGTGGCGCTGTTCGTCGCCGCATGCATCGCCATCGTCGGCCGCATCCTGCAGCGCGCGTCCGAGGTCTATCGCGAAAACCAGCAATTCGTCTAG
- a CDS encoding HVO_A0114 family putative DNA-binding protein: MTLRDRTPDMKRLKIGIASLEQYKARTLAIARGEYRPSAGEPKVWFQSMESLAQVLSDKNRALLALIARTKPASLNELAIKSGRAKSNLSRTLRTMEQYGLIYFEQGPGRQLAPRSNYCGISFEVSF, from the coding sequence ATGACGCTGCGCGACAGGACCCCTGACATGAAAAGGCTCAAAATCGGTATCGCGTCGCTTGAGCAGTACAAGGCCAGGACGCTCGCTATAGCCAGGGGCGAATACCGGCCGAGCGCTGGCGAGCCCAAAGTCTGGTTCCAATCCATGGAAAGCCTTGCTCAGGTCTTGTCCGACAAGAACCGGGCACTGCTCGCCCTGATTGCGCGGACAAAACCCGCATCGTTGAATGAACTTGCCATCAAAAGCGGCAGGGCAAAATCAAATCTTTCCCGTACGTTGCGGACCATGGAACAGTACGGATTGATCTATTTCGAACAAGGTCCAGGCCGTCAGTTGGCACCCCGATCCAATTACTGCGGAATCTCCTTTGAAGTGTCGTTCTGA
- a CDS encoding phosphocholine-specific phospholipase C → MSTDHRRREFFRKSARGAGAAAALSMFPPAIRKALAIEADRRTGTLRDVEHIVVLTQENRAFDHYFGTMAGVRGFGDRFPIPVADAPGMRGRTVWYQRHDGQPAGLPAILAPQHNDTAVDFRLMRTAGTPHLYPDAQDAWDGGRMTHWPQFKKNASMVYYAEADLPFQFALANAFTVCDAYYCSLTGGTNPNRCFIYTGTNHGRDDPARPDIYNGPALDNSYNTLKKGSHKDGYTWMTYAERLQDAGVSWQVYQDNEFEFYALNPLFGFKAFRQAHAHSVPAVLPQRTERERALYERGIRTRNLDALRADVMADRLPQVSWICAPSSASEHPQPSSPAQGAAYTAQVLEALTANPRVWSRTVLILNFDENDGFFDHMPPPAPPSYARTAGGTQALDPQGASTVDAGDDYLGDDVGGVQSTLAYRHHPYGMGPRVPMYVISPWSRGGWVNSEVFDHTSVLRFIARRFGVDEPNISPWRRAVAGDLMSCFDFAMPNQESRPARLPDTAALDGRSRSLPGTTAPVAPAAPELPIQAMGSRRSRALPYELHVDDEWVVESAPPRPVDSQADRQAQPGARAQRLRLRFSNTGGRAAVFHVYDIHRLDALPRRYTVEPGRALEDAWPPLPDGRYNLWVLGPNGFHRHFAGALAALPATRPPITRVRYAPAEGALVLTVSNPSEAGMAVTVTDNAYFGGASKSQDVPAGRQAEWRWPLAASHCWYDFTLRVRMAGGTAAQDYARRFAGRMETGAHGISDPAMGGLAQGSYAALM, encoded by the coding sequence ATGTCCACCGATCATCGCCGCCGCGAATTCTTCCGCAAGTCGGCCCGCGGCGCGGGCGCCGCCGCGGCCCTGTCGATGTTTCCGCCCGCCATACGCAAGGCGCTCGCCATCGAGGCGGACCGTCGCACCGGCACCTTGCGGGACGTCGAGCACATCGTCGTCCTGACGCAGGAAAACCGCGCCTTCGACCACTATTTCGGCACGATGGCCGGCGTCAGGGGCTTCGGCGACCGCTTCCCCATTCCCGTGGCCGATGCGCCCGGCATGCGCGGCCGGACGGTCTGGTACCAGCGCCACGACGGCCAGCCGGCGGGCCTGCCGGCCATCCTGGCGCCGCAGCACAACGATACGGCGGTGGACTTTCGCCTGATGCGCACCGCGGGCACGCCCCATCTTTATCCCGACGCGCAGGATGCGTGGGACGGCGGGCGCATGACGCACTGGCCGCAGTTCAAGAAGAACGCGTCCATGGTCTATTACGCCGAGGCCGACCTGCCGTTCCAGTTCGCGCTGGCCAACGCCTTCACCGTGTGCGATGCCTATTATTGTTCGCTGACCGGCGGCACCAATCCGAACCGATGCTTCATCTACACCGGCACCAATCACGGCCGGGACGATCCCGCCCGGCCGGACATCTACAACGGCCCCGCGCTGGACAACAGCTACAACACGCTGAAGAAAGGCTCCCACAAGGACGGCTACACCTGGATGACCTACGCGGAACGCCTGCAGGACGCGGGCGTCAGCTGGCAGGTGTACCAGGACAACGAATTCGAGTTCTACGCGCTGAACCCGCTGTTCGGCTTCAAGGCCTTTCGCCAGGCGCATGCCCATAGCGTCCCCGCCGTGCTGCCGCAGCGTACCGAGCGTGAACGCGCGCTGTACGAAAGAGGCATACGCACGCGCAACCTGGACGCGCTGCGCGCGGACGTGATGGCGGACCGCCTGCCGCAGGTCTCGTGGATCTGCGCGCCGTCGTCGGCGTCCGAGCATCCGCAACCGTCCAGCCCCGCGCAGGGCGCCGCCTACACCGCGCAGGTGCTGGAGGCGTTGACGGCCAATCCGCGCGTGTGGAGCCGCACGGTGCTGATCCTGAATTTCGATGAGAACGACGGTTTCTTCGACCACATGCCGCCGCCCGCGCCGCCGTCGTACGCGCGCACCGCCGGCGGCACGCAGGCGCTCGACCCGCAGGGCGCCAGCACGGTGGACGCCGGCGACGACTATCTGGGCGACGATGTGGGCGGCGTGCAGTCCACGCTGGCCTATCGCCATCATCCCTATGGCATGGGACCGCGCGTGCCCATGTATGTGATCTCGCCCTGGAGCCGCGGCGGCTGGGTGAATTCGGAGGTCTTCGACCATACGTCGGTGCTGCGCTTCATCGCACGGCGCTTCGGCGTCGATGAGCCCAACATCAGCCCCTGGCGGCGGGCGGTCGCGGGCGACCTGATGTCCTGTTTCGACTTCGCCATGCCCAACCAGGAAAGCAGGCCGGCGCGGCTGCCGGACACCGCCGCGCTGGATGGACGCAGCCGGTCGCTGCCCGGCACCACCGCGCCCGTCGCGCCGGCGGCGCCCGAGCTGCCGATACAGGCCATGGGGTCGCGGCGCTCGCGCGCCTTGCCGTATGAGCTGCATGTGGACGATGAGTGGGTGGTCGAGAGCGCGCCACCGCGACCTGTGGACAGTCAGGCGGACCGGCAGGCGCAGCCCGGGGCGCGCGCGCAGCGCCTGCGGCTGCGCTTTTCCAACACCGGTGGGCGGGCCGCTGTTTTTCACGTCTACGACATCCACCGCCTGGACGCCTTGCCGCGCCGCTATACGGTCGAGCCGGGCAGGGCGCTGGAAGACGCCTGGCCGCCGCTGCCGGACGGACGCTACAACCTTTGGGTGCTGGGCCCCAACGGCTTTCACCGGCACTTCGCCGGCGCCCTCGCGGCGCTGCCCGCGACGCGGCCGCCGATCACGCGCGTCCGTTATGCGCCGGCCGAAGGCGCGCTGGTGCTGACGGTCAGCAATCCATCCGAAGCCGGCATGGCAGTGACCGTCACCGACAACGCCTACTTCGGCGGCGCGTCGAAAAGCCAGGATGTGCCCGCGGGCCGGCAGGCCGAATGGCGATGGCCGCTGGCGGCGTCGCACTGCTGGTACGACTTCACGCTCAGGGTCCGGATGGCGGGCGGGACCGCCGCGCAGGACTACGCCCGGCGGTTCGCCGGCCGGATGGAAACCGGCGCGCACGGGATCTCCGATCCGGCGATGGGCGGCCTCGCGCAGGGCAGCTATGCCGCCCTGATGTGA
- a CDS encoding Bug family tripartite tricarboxylate transporter substrate binding protein: MNTALPRRGVRLAIALSACLAAGAAMAADWPSHPITFVAPFSPGGGIDLAARLVAKSVSEQLHQSIIVENRPGAGGAIGAAHVAHSAPDGYTFLVGGNSVITNSLIHPKQPYKDEALTPVVLMTVTPSIIVTSAANPSNNLKEFLDDARKNHNGRITFSTAGNGSAPQFVAEMLREATGMNVEPITYKSGGEGVTAVVAGQVDATSEASVATLPLIKGGKLKGLAITGDKRMASAPNIPTTAEEGLPTLRIVHWAGLLAPTGTPDNILDRMNAAVNAALKTPDVQQALQRSSQDAGGGTRASFTKFTQDERARLGQIVKTGHMQTD, encoded by the coding sequence ATGAATACAGCATTGCCGCGACGCGGCGTACGCCTTGCCATCGCGCTGTCGGCCTGCCTGGCCGCCGGCGCCGCCATGGCGGCGGACTGGCCCAGCCATCCCATCACCTTCGTCGCGCCCTTCAGTCCGGGCGGCGGCATCGACCTGGCCGCGCGGCTGGTCGCCAAATCCGTCAGCGAACAGCTGCACCAGTCGATCATCGTCGAAAACCGCCCTGGCGCGGGCGGCGCCATCGGCGCGGCCCACGTCGCGCACAGCGCGCCTGACGGCTATACCTTCCTGGTGGGCGGCAACAGCGTCATCACCAACAGCCTGATCCACCCCAAGCAGCCGTACAAGGACGAAGCACTGACGCCGGTCGTGCTGATGACCGTGACCCCTTCGATCATCGTCACCAGCGCCGCCAATCCTTCCAACAACCTGAAGGAATTCCTGGACGACGCCAGGAAGAACCACAACGGCCGCATCACCTTTTCCACCGCGGGCAACGGCAGCGCGCCGCAATTCGTCGCGGAGATGCTGCGCGAAGCCACGGGCATGAACGTGGAACCCATCACCTACAAGAGCGGCGGCGAAGGCGTGACCGCGGTGGTCGCCGGGCAGGTCGACGCGACGTCCGAAGCCAGCGTCGCCACCCTGCCCCTGATCAAGGGCGGCAAGCTGAAGGGACTGGCGATCACCGGCGACAAGCGCATGGCCAGCGCGCCCAACATCCCCACCACGGCGGAAGAAGGCCTGCCCACGCTGCGGATCGTGCACTGGGCCGGCCTGCTGGCGCCGACCGGCACGCCCGACAATATCCTGGACAGGATGAATGCCGCCGTGAACGCTGCGCTGAAGACGCCGGACGTGCAGCAGGCGCTACAGCGCAGCAGCCAGGACGCCGGCGGCGGCACGCGAGCGTCCTTCACCAAGTTCACCCAGGACGAACGCGCGCGCCTGGGCCAGATCGTCAAGACCGGCCACATGCAGACGGACTGA
- a CDS encoding FAD-containing oxidoreductase — protein sequence MAGSHYDAIIIGAGQAGPPLAGRLTEAGQRVALIERKHFGGTCVNTGCMPTKTLVASAYAAHLARRSADFGVTLPGQVGIDATRLKARKDEVVMRARGNVEKWLRGMDKCTVLQGQGRFVGPHDIEVDGQRLSADRIYINVGGRANIPDMPGVHDIPLLTNTSLLELDNVPRHMVVIGGSYIGLEFAQMYRRFGAEVTVVEKGPRLISREDPDVSDAILKILEKEGIRVHLNAECIRFEPHPDGAAVRVSCSQDPGPIIGSHVLMAVGRVPNTADLGLEAAGVKMDARGYIVVDDELRTNVPHIWALGDCNGRGAFTHTSYNDFEIVAANLLDQDPRRVSDRLPCYALYIDPPLGRVGMTEAAVRATGRPALVGIRPMTRVGRAVEKGETDGFMKVVVDAETKAILGAAILGTGGDEAVHGILDIMSSKAPYTTLQRTVHIHPTVSELIPTVLGELKPLA from the coding sequence ATGGCAGGCAGCCACTACGACGCCATCATCATCGGCGCCGGCCAGGCCGGGCCGCCGCTGGCCGGACGCCTGACCGAGGCGGGCCAGCGCGTCGCGCTGATCGAACGCAAGCACTTCGGCGGCACCTGCGTGAATACGGGCTGCATGCCCACCAAGACGCTGGTGGCCAGCGCCTACGCCGCCCATCTGGCGCGGCGGTCGGCCGACTTCGGCGTCACCTTGCCAGGACAGGTCGGCATCGATGCGACACGCCTGAAGGCGCGCAAGGACGAGGTCGTCATGCGTGCGCGCGGCAATGTCGAAAAATGGCTGCGCGGCATGGACAAGTGCACCGTGCTGCAAGGCCAGGGGCGATTCGTCGGCCCGCATGACATCGAGGTCGACGGGCAGCGCCTGTCGGCCGACCGCATCTACATCAACGTGGGCGGCCGCGCCAATATCCCGGACATGCCGGGCGTGCACGACATCCCCCTGCTCACCAATACCAGCCTGCTGGAGCTGGACAACGTGCCGCGCCACATGGTGGTCATAGGCGGCAGCTACATCGGCCTGGAATTCGCGCAGATGTACCGGCGCTTCGGCGCCGAGGTCACGGTGGTGGAGAAAGGCCCGCGCCTGATCTCGCGGGAAGATCCCGATGTATCCGACGCCATCCTGAAGATCCTGGAAAAGGAAGGGATACGCGTGCACCTGAACGCCGAATGCATACGCTTCGAGCCGCATCCCGACGGCGCGGCCGTGCGCGTGTCATGCTCGCAGGATCCGGGTCCGATCATCGGTTCGCACGTGCTGATGGCCGTGGGCCGCGTGCCGAATACGGCCGACCTGGGGCTGGAGGCCGCCGGCGTGAAAATGGACGCGCGCGGCTATATCGTCGTCGACGATGAACTGCGCACCAATGTGCCGCACATCTGGGCCCTGGGCGATTGCAATGGGCGCGGCGCCTTCACCCACACTTCATACAACGATTTCGAAATCGTTGCGGCGAACCTGCTGGACCAGGACCCGCGCCGCGTCAGCGACCGCCTGCCCTGCTATGCCCTGTACATCGACCCGCCCCTGGGCCGGGTCGGCATGACCGAAGCCGCGGTGCGCGCCACCGGCCGCCCCGCGCTGGTCGGCATCCGCCCCATGACGCGCGTCGGCCGCGCCGTCGAAAAAGGCGAGACCGACGGTTTCATGAAAGTCGTGGTCGATGCCGAAACCAAGGCCATCCTGGGCGCCGCCATCCTGGGCACCGGCGGCGACGAAGCCGTCCACGGCATCCTGGACATCATGTCCAGCAAGGCGCCCTACACCACCCTGCAGCGCACCGTACACATCCATCCCACGGTATCGGAGCTGATACCCACGGTACTGGGTGAGCTGAAGCCCCTGGCATAG